Below is a genomic region from Nitrospira sp..
CGGTATCCAGCAGGCAGAACGACTCGTTCTCGTACCGCGCGTTGAGCGTCGAGGACATAGCCCCGCAAGTCGCGTCCACTGACCGAGACCGATACCAGACCGGCTAGGGCCCCCGCTTCGTCCGCGATCGACGGCGGCCCCTGTGTGACCACGATCTCCGCAATCTGTCCGAGCGGAATCTGCGCGCCGCTCGGCGTGGGAATGAGCACCCGTTTGAGCCGGTCTGGATCGTCACGTAATTCACGCTGGTAGCGGACATTCACCGGATACCGTTCCCGCCCCTCGACCGTCGTCGTCACGGTCTCTCCCCCGATCGCCGACGTGATCACCGCTTGCACATCTCCCACCCCCAGACCGTAGCGGGCCGCCTCGCGCCGGTTGACGATCAGGTCGAGGTAATAGCCTTCGTTCAATCGCTCCGCAAATGCGCTGTGCGTGCCCGGCACAGTCCCCAACGCCTGTTCGATCTCGATCCCGATTTTCTCGATCGTCTTCAGGTCCGGCCCCAGAACCTTGATCCCGACCGGACTGCGTACGCCGGTCGTGATCATCTCGGTGCGGGTCTGGATCGGCATCCACCAAATATTCGGGAATCCGGGAATACGTACCTTGGCATCCATTTCGTCCAGCAATCGGTCCCAGGTCATGCCCGGCCGCCATTGTGCTTCCGGTTTGAGCGTGACCGTGATTTCCGCCATGCCCACAAAGGCCGGATCGGTGGCGGTCGGCGCTTTGCCCATCTTGCCGAACACGCGCTCCACTTCTGGAAACGTCGTCAGCAACTGGTCCTGGACCTGCAAAATCTTGGTCGCTTCAGGAATCGACAGGCCGGGCACGGTGGTCGGCATGTAGAGAATGGTCCCCTCGTTCAACGGCGGCATGAACTCCGCGCCGAGTCGCATGAACTCCGGCACGGTGACCGCCATCGCCGCGACCGCCAGCGCCCCTGCCAGCCAGGGGACTCGCAGCGCGCCTAAAAGGATGGGGCGATAGAGTCCGATCAGCAACCGGTTCAATGGATTCCTGGTTTCAGGTCGGATGCGCCCTCGAATCAGCAGGACCATCAGCACAGGAGCCAACGTCACCGACAGCCCTGTGGCGAAGAGCATCGCAAACGTTTTCGTATAGGCCAAGGGCGTAAACAGTCTTCCTTCTTGAGCTTCCAACGCAAAGATCGGCAGGAACGACACGGCGATCACCAGCAATGAGAAAAACAGGGGCCGGCCGACTTCTTTCGCGGCGGCGATGATGGTCTCAGTGCGGTTTGCAGTCGGAGCCTGTTCCAGCCGCTTGTGGGCGTTCTCCACCATCACAATAGCGGCATCCACCATCGCGCCGATGGCGATGGCGATCCCGCCGAGCGACATGATATTCGACGTGATCTTCAAGTAGGCCATCGGAATGAACGCAAGCAGCACGGCGACTGGCAGAATGAGAATGGCCACAAGCGCGCTACGGAGATGAACAAGAAAGACCATCGCGACCAGGCTGACGATGACGCTCTCCTCGACCAGCTTCTCGCGCAGCACGGCGATCGCTCGATGAATCAGCTCAGACCGATCATAGGTGGGAACGATGCTCACACCATTCGGAAGCGCAGCCCTGATCTCTTCCAGTCGTGCTTTTACTCGCTCGATGACGGCGAGCGCGTTCTCCCCGGCCCGCATGATGACGATGCCACCGACGGTCTGTCCCTTGCCATCCAACTCGGCGATGCCCCGCCGCTGATCCGGCCCGACCTGGACCCGCGCGATGTGCCTGATCAAGATCGGCGTCCCGCGTTGATCCGTCGCGACGGGAATCAACTCGATGTCATCGACGGAGCGCAGGTAGCCGCGCCCTCGAATCACATACTCGGTGCCGGCCATTTCCAAGACACGGCCGCTCACCTCTGCGTTGCTGTTTCGGACCGCCTCGATCACGGTCTTGATCGGCAGCTGGTAGGCCGCCAGCCTGTTCGGGTCCACTTCGATCTGATATTGTTTGACGAAACCGCCGAACGCCGACACCTCCGCGACGCCGGGCACGCTTTCCAGTTGATAGCGCAGATACCAATCTTGCAGGCTCCGGAGCTGGGCGAGATCGTGCGTCCCGGACTCGTCCACCAACGCATATTGATAGACCCAGCCGACGCCGGTGGCATCCGGTCCGAGGGTCGGTGTCACGCCCATCGGTAACTTGCCGGTCAGCTTCTGCAAGTATTCGAGGACGCGACTCCTCGCCCAGTACAGGTCGGTCCGGTCCTCGAAGATCACGTACACGTACGAGAGCCCGTATTCGGACACGCCTCGGACCCGTTTGACTCTGGGAGCCGCGAGCAACGAGGTGACGACCGGATAGGTAATCTGGTCTTCAACAAGCGTGGGGCTGCGCCCCGCCCATTCGGTGTAGATGATCACCTGGACATCCGAGAGGTCCGGAATGGCATCGAGGGGAACGTCCATCACAGCCCAGGCGCCCCAAGCGGCCAACAGGAGCACGCTCAAGATCACCAAGACCGGATTCCTCGCGCTCGCTTCGATCAGTCGTTCGACCATACCAGTCCTCATGAATCTCCCATCGCCACCCTATATTGAAAATGCGGGTGGCGCCGGCCGGGGTGTGAATCTCACCCGCCCAGCCCGCCTGCGCCGAGACGCAGGATTTTCCCAAGCGCGCGCAGCGAGGTCCCTACACCGGGCGGGTGCGAGCACGGACGGGCTGGTCGGCGACAGGACGCGCATGTTCAATCACCCTACATTCCTCCCCCGCCAACCATGAACTGGAACTTTTCGGCGATCGGCGGCTTCCCCTGAATAGTCACCTGGACCGTCACCACCCAGGTGCCGCCCATGCCGAACATCACCCTGCCTTCATAGAGACCGTCGCTTGTATGACGGGCTGCCGCTTTGGAATCGGTCATCCCTGGCATCGGCATGGTGTAGACAAAAACAACTTGCGCATTCGTCACCGGCTTGCCGGCTTGATCGGTAACTTTGAGCTTGAGCAGCACCTCACCGGCTTTCGGTTTGTCCGGCACCGTCGTCAACGTGAGTGAGAGCCCGGAAGACCGGCGAGTCT
It encodes:
- a CDS encoding CusA/CzcA family heavy metal efflux RND transporter → MVERLIEASARNPVLVILSVLLLAAWGAWAVMDVPLDAIPDLSDVQVIIYTEWAGRSPTLVEDQITYPVVTSLLAAPRVKRVRGVSEYGLSYVYVIFEDRTDLYWARSRVLEYLQKLTGKLPMGVTPTLGPDATGVGWVYQYALVDESGTHDLAQLRSLQDWYLRYQLESVPGVAEVSAFGGFVKQYQIEVDPNRLAAYQLPIKTVIEAVRNSNAEVSGRVLEMAGTEYVIRGRGYLRSVDDIELIPVATDQRGTPILIRHIARVQVGPDQRRGIAELDGKGQTVGGIVIMRAGENALAVIERVKARLEEIRAALPNGVSIVPTYDRSELIHRAIAVLREKLVEESVIVSLVAMVFLVHLRSALVAILILPVAVLLAFIPMAYLKITSNIMSLGGIAIAIGAMVDAAIVMVENAHKRLEQAPTANRTETIIAAAKEVGRPLFFSLLVIAVSFLPIFALEAQEGRLFTPLAYTKTFAMLFATGLSVTLAPVLMVLLIRGRIRPETRNPLNRLLIGLYRPILLGALRVPWLAGALAVAAMAVTVPEFMRLGAEFMPPLNEGTILYMPTTVPGLSIPEATKILQVQDQLLTTFPEVERVFGKMGKAPTATDPAFVGMAEITVTLKPEAQWRPGMTWDRLLDEMDAKVRIPGFPNIWWMPIQTRTEMITTGVRSPVGIKVLGPDLKTIEKIGIEIEQALGTVPGTHSAFAERLNEGYYLDLIVNRREAARYGLGVGDVQAVITSAIGGETVTTTVEGRERYPVNVRYQRELRDDPDRLKRVLIPTPSGAQIPLGQIAEIVVTQGPPSIADEAGALAGLVSVSVSGRDLRGYVLDAQRAVRERVVLPAGYRLIWTGQYEHLVRAEERLKLVVPVTLAVILLLLYLNFRSLAKSLIVLLSVPFAAIGAVWYLACLHYNLSVAVWVGIIALAGVAAETGVVMLVYLDEAYDRRTREGRMTTARDLREAIMEGAVQRVRPKMMTVAAITGGLLPIMWTTGTGADVMKRIAAPMIGGMVSSTVLTLLVIPVLYMIWRKRIVIHRS